From Amycolatopsis sp. YIM 10, the proteins below share one genomic window:
- a CDS encoding phage minor capsid protein: MPWEPPPGVDPADVVEQLAADILALYTQAEARLLGDIARRVRAGQDVPEWAAQKAAAARELRLAAERIATQVTGQAGKAAADSVFAAWQAGAEQGLAQLAELGALSPEQLEQLAGVVPGMQAAAILAADLTSRLEALPLRVLRWQQDAYQTAVAAAAPDQLLGTSTIHSAQRAAWDRLVSQGVTGFVDRAGRDWNLASYVEMAVRTATGRAWNDGHLARMASTGVELVTITRSRHACRLCIRWEGRVLALSGPAGERLVEHTLTDETVTVDVAATVEQARLEGLMHPNCRHQFVPYLPGVTKLDEIREHDAKAEQDREDLRALERKVRRNKRKAAAALTDDERQAAERRVRNTQAEIREHVKRTGLNRKRYREQVNLGHGDLRAAERRLDQLADQVTEGSAEQNRLDAIAAEQTRRREAEQLAAEKTKADNAVADALAAQQRTPAELSDDELAVADRVFAERAELLGKPGQVSRTHQAVRDEIERRTAPPAAPVDLRELSDEQLGDRLAEVGDDEDAVAAVLAELDRREADQQYADAVADDPDAEKWAEVDRLVETGLDYEQAYAEVFDKDVEKMRREDAIARLRREGYRGRGFDELARAAYADRLERDYFAAEAATNGFLLTPEGQRAGLDPRNLWRQNETYARRWASDELKQWWDENGRVTFDQFVAEQLGGGNGERFRTGGESWLQ, encoded by the coding sequence ATGCCGTGGGAACCCCCACCCGGAGTTGATCCGGCCGACGTCGTCGAGCAGCTCGCCGCGGACATTCTCGCCCTGTACACGCAGGCCGAGGCGCGGTTGCTCGGCGACATCGCCCGCCGGGTCCGCGCCGGCCAAGACGTGCCCGAGTGGGCGGCGCAGAAGGCCGCCGCGGCGCGTGAGCTTCGACTCGCCGCCGAGCGGATCGCTACGCAGGTCACCGGGCAGGCAGGCAAGGCGGCCGCCGATTCCGTGTTCGCCGCGTGGCAGGCCGGCGCCGAGCAAGGGCTCGCGCAGCTCGCCGAACTCGGCGCGCTGTCGCCCGAGCAGCTCGAGCAGCTCGCCGGCGTAGTGCCCGGAATGCAGGCGGCCGCCATCCTCGCCGCCGACCTCACCAGCCGACTCGAGGCGCTGCCGCTGCGCGTCCTGCGCTGGCAGCAGGACGCCTATCAAACGGCGGTCGCCGCGGCCGCGCCTGATCAGTTGCTGGGTACCAGCACGATCCACTCGGCGCAGCGGGCCGCGTGGGACCGGCTCGTCTCCCAAGGCGTGACCGGGTTCGTTGACCGCGCCGGCCGCGACTGGAACCTCGCGAGCTACGTCGAGATGGCCGTGCGCACCGCGACCGGGCGCGCGTGGAACGACGGGCACCTCGCCCGCATGGCCTCCACCGGCGTCGAGCTGGTCACGATCACCCGCTCGCGTCATGCCTGCCGGCTCTGTATCCGCTGGGAGGGGCGGGTGTTGGCGCTGTCCGGCCCGGCCGGCGAGCGCCTGGTCGAGCACACCCTCACCGACGAGACGGTCACAGTCGACGTCGCCGCCACGGTCGAGCAGGCGCGGCTCGAGGGGCTCATGCACCCGAACTGTCGGCATCAGTTCGTGCCCTATCTGCCCGGGGTGACCAAGCTCGACGAGATCCGCGAGCACGACGCCAAGGCCGAGCAGGACCGCGAAGACCTGCGCGCGCTCGAGCGCAAGGTGCGCCGGAACAAGCGCAAGGCCGCGGCCGCGCTCACCGACGACGAGCGCCAGGCCGCCGAGCGTCGGGTGCGCAACACGCAAGCCGAGATCCGCGAGCACGTGAAGCGGACCGGGCTCAACCGCAAGCGCTACCGCGAGCAAGTCAACCTCGGACACGGCGACCTCCGGGCCGCCGAGCGCCGGCTCGACCAGCTCGCCGACCAGGTCACCGAGGGCAGCGCCGAGCAGAACCGGCTCGACGCCATCGCCGCCGAACAGACCCGCCGGCGCGAGGCCGAGCAGCTCGCCGCAGAGAAGACCAAGGCCGACAACGCCGTCGCCGATGCGCTTGCCGCGCAGCAGCGCACGCCGGCCGAGTTGAGCGACGACGAACTCGCCGTCGCCGACCGGGTGTTCGCCGAGCGCGCCGAGTTGCTCGGCAAGCCCGGTCAAGTCAGCCGGACGCACCAGGCCGTACGCGACGAGATCGAACGGCGTACCGCGCCGCCGGCCGCACCGGTGGACCTGCGGGAGCTGTCCGACGAGCAGCTCGGCGACCGGCTCGCCGAAGTCGGCGACGACGAGGACGCGGTCGCCGCGGTGCTCGCCGAGCTGGACCGGCGCGAAGCCGACCAGCAGTACGCCGACGCGGTCGCCGACGACCCGGACGCCGAGAAGTGGGCCGAGGTCGACCGGCTCGTCGAGACCGGCCTCGACTACGAACAGGCGTACGCCGAGGTGTTCGACAAGGACGTCGAGAAGATGCGCCGCGAGGACGCCATCGCCCGGCTTCGGCGCGAGGGCTACCGCGGCCGCGGGTTCGACGAACTCGCCCGCGCTGCCTACGCCGACCGCCTCGAACGCGACTACTTCGCCGCCGAGGCAGCAACCAACGGGTTCCTACTCACTCCGGAAGGCCAACGCGCCGGACTGGACCCGCGGAACCTCTGGCGCCAGAACGAGACCTACGCCCGCCGGTGGGCATCCGACGAGCTAAAGCAGTGGTGGGACGAAAACGGTAGGGTCACGTTCGACCAATTCGTCGCCGAGCAACTCGGCGGCGGCAACGGCGAACGGTTCCGCACCGGGGGTGAGTCGTGGCTGCAATAA
- a CDS encoding major capsid protein, whose amino-acid sequence MPVTLAEAKNNAQTDYDPAVIDEFRKESAILDSLIFDDVVNPSGGGATLTYGYRRLITQPTADFRALNAEYAPQNVTTAPYSVNLAVLGGAFEVDRVIAKVGPAASAAVSLNMSQKIKAANTRFQDAVINGDTAVETNGFDGLDKALVGSTTEFRAGQVTDWTDFDTNARAEHKALDAVDEFLSLLDGAPSVVIGNAKSLARVRAAARRAGMYTRDPVEGLIGVNGRPVVRETYGGVLLVDAGAKAGTNNPIVPILGRTVGGTAATGLTDLYAYRVGLDGFHGVATVGTQLVESWLPDFTVAGAVKKGEVELGPVAVALKATKAAAVFRNIKVQ is encoded by the coding sequence ATGCCCGTGACCTTGGCCGAGGCCAAGAACAACGCACAGACCGACTACGACCCGGCCGTAATCGACGAGTTCCGGAAAGAGTCGGCGATCCTCGACTCGTTGATCTTCGACGACGTCGTCAACCCTTCCGGTGGGGGCGCAACGCTCACCTACGGGTACCGCCGGCTGATCACGCAGCCGACCGCGGATTTCCGCGCGCTCAACGCCGAGTACGCGCCGCAGAACGTCACCACCGCTCCCTATTCGGTCAACCTGGCCGTGCTCGGTGGCGCGTTCGAGGTCGACCGGGTTATCGCCAAGGTCGGCCCGGCCGCGTCCGCCGCGGTGTCGCTGAACATGTCGCAGAAGATCAAGGCCGCGAACACCCGGTTTCAGGACGCGGTGATCAACGGCGACACCGCCGTCGAGACCAACGGTTTCGACGGGCTCGACAAGGCGCTCGTGGGCTCCACCACGGAGTTTCGCGCCGGCCAGGTCACCGACTGGACCGACTTCGACACGAACGCGCGCGCCGAGCACAAGGCGCTCGACGCCGTCGACGAGTTCCTCTCGCTACTCGACGGTGCGCCGTCGGTGGTGATCGGCAACGCGAAGTCGCTTGCTCGAGTCCGGGCGGCCGCACGCCGCGCCGGCATGTACACCCGCGACCCGGTCGAGGGACTGATCGGCGTCAACGGCCGGCCGGTGGTCCGCGAGACCTACGGCGGGGTGCTGCTCGTCGACGCCGGCGCGAAGGCCGGCACGAACAACCCGATCGTGCCGATTCTCGGCCGGACCGTCGGGGGCACCGCGGCGACCGGACTCACCGACTTGTACGCCTACCGCGTGGGGCTCGACGGCTTCCACGGTGTCGCGACCGTCGGCACGCAGCTCGTCGAGAGCTGGCTGCCCGACTTCACCGTCGCCGGCGCCGTCAAGAAGGGCGAGGTGGAACTCGGCCCGGTCGCCGTCGCGCTCAAGGCCACGAAGGCGGCCGCCGTCTTCCGCAACATCAAGGTGCAGTGA
- the tmk gene encoding dTMP kinase, with translation MTTAHRGAFVTLDGPAGVGKTTTTRLVREHLSKRGYKVHATTEPSHGVLGKTARHGTDTYRGYTLACLVAADRYHHIETEVRPHVQAGCIVVCDRYVASSYVLQRMDGVPLMFVEAINAAADRPDLAFILQAPPEVTAARVAARGAHDRFHAGEESSRIESGLYEEAAKRLAQWRYPVVSVDTGEAGPVDVATYLTDRIADLVDGPAVDAATA, from the coding sequence GTGACCACTGCTCACCGCGGGGCGTTCGTCACCCTCGACGGACCGGCCGGCGTCGGCAAGACCACTACAACCCGCCTTGTGCGCGAGCACCTCAGCAAGCGCGGGTACAAGGTGCACGCGACGACCGAACCGTCGCACGGCGTGCTCGGCAAGACGGCCCGGCACGGCACCGACACCTACCGCGGGTACACGCTCGCGTGCCTGGTCGCCGCCGACCGGTATCACCACATCGAGACCGAGGTGCGACCCCACGTACAGGCGGGGTGCATCGTCGTGTGCGACCGCTACGTCGCCTCGTCCTATGTGCTGCAACGCATGGACGGAGTCCCGCTCATGTTCGTGGAAGCGATCAACGCGGCTGCTGACCGGCCCGACCTCGCGTTCATCTTGCAGGCACCGCCGGAGGTGACTGCGGCACGGGTGGCCGCTCGTGGTGCTCACGATCGGTTTCACGCCGGCGAGGAAAGCAGCAGGATTGAGAGCGGGTTGTACGAAGAAGCCGCGAAACGGCTCGCGCAATGGCGGTATCCGGTCGTTTCCGTCGACACCGGCGAGGCTGGGCCGGTGGACGTCGCGACCTATCTCACCGACCGAATCGCCGACTTGGTAGACGGTCCCGCCGTCGACGCGGCAACGGCGTAG
- a CDS encoding B12-binding domain-containing radical SAM protein, translated as MQPELPSDLIAGADLRRGIDALFVNAPLRDYDERPRVNDFTLPVLGMAYIATYAAAQGFNVGVLDAEAHGLGIEQTARLVNAAAPRWVGFNLLAPTYEISARIADRLNRDIMVMLGGHQAKAMPAEILRDQRMSQCEALVIGEGETRVAALLDDHRRRTELPEVMWLDPVTHMPVNGGIGKTRHHLAPDINGLPFVDRGYLAQDPHRDNGRLEANMVGARGCPYDCSFCGAAVSANPDITIRTREPHNILNEMDQLRGTGVNAFRFVDDLFLGVPRVIKMMMTAFTADHVGEWAQWDATGRINVLNRMSDAMLDTLAANGLREVALGVESGNARMLERIDKRITPDMARLVVERLTVRGINVKGYFILGFPTETRAEIDDTVRLVHDLWDLTANQPGRFRASAFEYRPYPGTPDWGELMKSGKYSAEQLLNYTAVDLTSDGVDESMRERDEFNFSVNIQLSEAPIDYVRSNLVTISRAQFDRKAAA; from the coding sequence ATGCAACCGGAGTTGCCCTCTGACCTGATCGCCGGCGCCGACCTCCGCCGGGGTATCGACGCACTGTTCGTCAACGCGCCGTTGCGCGACTACGACGAGCGCCCGCGGGTGAACGACTTCACGTTGCCGGTGCTCGGCATGGCCTACATCGCCACCTACGCGGCCGCGCAGGGGTTCAACGTCGGCGTTCTCGACGCCGAGGCGCACGGGCTCGGCATCGAGCAGACTGCCCGCCTAGTGAATGCGGCCGCGCCGCGGTGGGTCGGGTTCAACCTGCTAGCGCCGACGTACGAGATCAGTGCTCGTATCGCCGATCGGCTCAACCGCGACATCATGGTCATGCTCGGCGGGCACCAGGCGAAAGCGATGCCGGCCGAGATCCTGCGCGACCAGCGGATGAGCCAGTGCGAAGCCTTGGTGATCGGCGAGGGCGAGACGCGGGTCGCCGCCCTGCTCGACGACCACCGGCGACGGACCGAGCTGCCCGAAGTGATGTGGCTCGACCCGGTTACCCATATGCCGGTCAACGGCGGGATCGGGAAGACCCGGCACCACTTGGCGCCGGACATCAACGGGTTGCCGTTCGTTGACCGCGGCTACCTCGCGCAGGACCCGCACCGGGACAACGGCCGTCTTGAGGCGAATATGGTCGGCGCTCGCGGCTGTCCCTACGACTGCTCGTTCTGCGGCGCCGCCGTGTCGGCGAACCCGGATATCACCATCCGCACCCGCGAGCCGCACAACATCCTCAACGAGATGGACCAGCTTCGCGGTACAGGCGTGAACGCCTTCCGATTCGTCGACGATCTGTTCCTCGGCGTCCCCCGCGTCATCAAGATGATGATGACTGCGTTCACCGCGGACCACGTCGGCGAGTGGGCACAGTGGGACGCCACGGGTCGAATCAACGTGCTGAACCGCATGAGCGACGCCATGCTCGACACCCTCGCGGCGAACGGCCTGCGCGAGGTCGCGCTCGGCGTCGAGTCCGGCAACGCGCGGATGCTCGAGCGGATCGACAAGCGCATCACTCCGGACATGGCGCGGTTGGTGGTGGAGCGGCTCACCGTGCGCGGGATCAACGTCAAGGGCTATTTCATCCTCGGATTTCCGACCGAGACGCGTGCCGAGATCGACGACACGGTGCGGCTCGTTCACGATCTGTGGGACCTCACCGCCAACCAGCCGGGCCGGTTCCGCGCCTCGGCGTTCGAGTACCGCCCGTACCCGGGTACGCCCGACTGGGGCGAGTTGATGAAGTCCGGGAAGTACTCGGCCGAGCAACTGCTCAACTACACCGCCGTTGACCTCACCTCCGACGGCGTCGACGAGTCGATGCGCGAGCGCGACGAGTTCAATTTCTCCGTCAACATCCAGTTGAGCGAGGCGCCCATCGACTACGTCCGGAGCAATCTCGTCACGATCTCCCGCGCGCAGTTCGACCGGAAGGCGGCGGCGTGA
- a CDS encoding phage tail domain-containing protein, translating into MAAGDLITRDGQLEWRGILLGAGTAYGWRALEGWLDLPQMRGGDVDRPGQHGAFPGQLLAQSRTISYSFVISARRATREQFTAAVELLRAATTPGENPDEEPLVIRLAGRTWQALARCTRRSVPTGLAYDAGYVAGAVQWVATDPRLLELPGYTASTTLGAVGSGGLAFPVRFPMPFGAAARGGVITWTNTGTAEAWPVWRIAGPVRGPSITRRDTGQALEFDPDWIIPAGQVVEVDTLARTVLFVGSNVSASDRLFTRGWFSFPPGREVQAVFASAATSSDSRLSVTVHNTAM; encoded by the coding sequence GTGGCTGCTGGGGACCTGATCACCCGCGACGGACAACTCGAGTGGCGCGGCATCCTGCTCGGCGCCGGTACGGCGTACGGGTGGCGCGCCCTCGAGGGATGGCTCGACCTGCCGCAGATGCGCGGCGGCGACGTCGACCGGCCCGGACAACACGGCGCGTTCCCAGGGCAGTTGCTCGCGCAGTCACGCACGATCTCCTACTCGTTCGTGATCTCGGCGCGGCGCGCCACACGCGAGCAGTTCACGGCCGCCGTCGAGCTGCTGCGCGCGGCCACCACGCCGGGCGAGAACCCCGACGAGGAACCGCTCGTGATCCGGCTCGCCGGCCGAACCTGGCAAGCGCTCGCCCGGTGCACGCGCCGGTCGGTGCCGACCGGGCTCGCCTACGACGCCGGCTACGTCGCCGGCGCGGTGCAGTGGGTCGCCACCGATCCCCGGTTACTCGAGCTGCCCGGCTACACCGCTTCGACCACCCTCGGCGCGGTCGGCTCCGGCGGGCTCGCCTTCCCGGTGCGGTTCCCGATGCCGTTCGGCGCGGCAGCCCGCGGCGGAGTCATCACCTGGACCAACACCGGCACGGCCGAGGCGTGGCCGGTCTGGCGCATCGCCGGCCCGGTCCGCGGTCCCTCGATCACCCGTCGCGACACAGGGCAGGCCCTCGAATTCGATCCGGACTGGATCATCCCGGCCGGCCAAGTCGTCGAAGTCGACACGCTCGCCCGAACCGTGTTGTTCGTCGGCAGCAACGTCTCGGCCTCCGACCGCCTGTTCACCCGCGGATGGTTCAGCTTCCCACCCGGCCGAGAAGTACAGGCCGTTTTCGCTTCTGCCGCAACGAGTTCCGACTCGCGCCTGTCGGTGACCGTGCACAACACCGCGATGTGA
- a CDS encoding NUDIX domain-containing protein gives MPDSQHTIIDVHVLLVRGDELLLIRRRGDYGGGMWHLPSGKLDAGESLPAAATREAAEEVGVLVYPADLRHVHTVHVANSGPAPRLGVFFEARRWSGEPHNREPDKCSAVEWFPLDNLPDDVIPYPLAGIRAYRNGDSFGLLGWPAPQRPMLV, from the coding sequence ATGCCCGACAGCCAACACACCATCATTGACGTGCATGTCTTGCTCGTCCGTGGTGACGAGCTGCTACTCATCCGACGCCGAGGCGACTACGGCGGGGGCATGTGGCACTTGCCGTCGGGCAAGCTCGACGCCGGCGAATCGCTACCGGCCGCCGCGACGCGGGAAGCAGCCGAAGAGGTCGGCGTGCTCGTCTACCCGGCAGACCTGCGCCACGTGCACACGGTGCACGTTGCGAACTCCGGACCGGCGCCGCGCCTCGGCGTGTTCTTCGAGGCTCGCCGCTGGTCCGGGGAACCGCACAACCGCGAGCCCGATAAGTGCTCGGCCGTCGAATGGTTCCCGCTCGACAACCTGCCCGACGACGTGATCCCGTATCCGCTCGCCGGCATCCGCGCCTACCGCAACGGCGACTCGTTCGGCCTGCTCGGCTGGCCTGCCCCGCAACGACCGATGCTCGTCTGA
- a CDS encoding phage tail tube protein, whose protein sequence is MLASDWALEVDTAASGATAPQWTPVRGLSNFSESTDDNTEDDSTNDAPGWGADVITQRKWKVEAEGKRKRDTAATAYTPDPGQEFIRKAARKVGFSADVHVRWYRRDGSPDASEGYAQVSEFTKGGETTDLEPFNFTLLGQGEPLEITNPVTTPPSGGTAATATTSGGK, encoded by the coding sequence ATGCTCGCCAGCGATTGGGCGCTCGAAGTCGACACGGCCGCGAGCGGCGCCACTGCCCCGCAGTGGACGCCGGTTCGCGGCCTGTCGAACTTCTCGGAGAGCACCGACGACAACACCGAGGACGACTCGACCAACGACGCGCCCGGGTGGGGCGCGGACGTCATCACGCAGCGGAAATGGAAGGTCGAGGCCGAGGGCAAGCGCAAGCGGGATACCGCCGCGACCGCCTACACCCCCGACCCCGGACAGGAGTTCATCCGCAAGGCCGCGCGCAAGGTCGGTTTCTCGGCCGACGTGCATGTGCGGTGGTACCGCCGAGACGGCTCGCCGGACGCGTCCGAGGGCTACGCGCAGGTATCCGAGTTCACCAAGGGCGGAGAAACCACGGATTTGGAACCCTTCAACTTCACGTTGCTGGGCCAGGGCGAGCCGCTCGAGATCACCAACCCCGTGACCACGCCGCCGTCCGGCGGCACCGCGGCAACCGCAACGACGAGCGGGGGCAAGTGA
- a CDS encoding minor capsid protein produces MRFVVELGDLIARHLAAAGVGIYRADAGYAATETGIVFGGLPADPPRALALLLYPLTHDTDADAEYGLRIRFRSAGQDPRDLFDLVDGAFDALAGASEQQLGLGVHLVSRETSNPSGTDQNGRYVHTDTYRIRAHHPTRYRQ; encoded by the coding sequence ATGAGGTTTGTCGTCGAGCTGGGCGACCTCATCGCGCGCCACCTCGCCGCGGCCGGCGTCGGAATCTACCGAGCCGACGCCGGCTACGCGGCCACCGAGACGGGCATCGTGTTCGGCGGCCTGCCAGCCGACCCGCCGCGCGCGCTCGCCCTGCTGCTGTACCCGCTCACCCACGACACCGACGCCGACGCCGAGTACGGCCTGCGCATCCGCTTCCGCTCCGCCGGCCAGGACCCGCGCGACCTGTTCGACCTCGTCGACGGCGCATTCGACGCGCTCGCCGGCGCCAGCGAGCAGCAGCTCGGGCTCGGCGTCCACCTGGTCAGCCGCGAGACCTCGAACCCCAGCGGCACCGACCAGAACGGCCGCTACGTGCACACCGACACCTACCGGATTCGGGCACACCACCCGACCCGCTACCGCCAATAG
- a CDS encoding glycoside hydrolase family 25 protein, whose amino-acid sequence MLWGIDISRHQGGSFDLARAAREGIAYAIFKATEGNTWRDPQFERNLAAGRDAGLIVAAYHFVRSDSSATAQLANIARVVPKDVPLILDVESIKQNGKVVSAPSLALVRELYGKVLAAGYHSPLIYLPRWYWQTWGAPALDGLPPLWSSRYLDYNGGTPAQIYQRIPGRFWLGYGGLSVPLLQFTSSATVAGHAPVDANAFDGSREQFAALLGSSSHSEKEVDMPAIPVSLPYSADWNYVALPFESNVNSTVVGDAWFTIFAAWGEVEYEVVTIGSGLKLVGLTGTAPTGGRLADRQRNYWQVPSGIEGVALRYRSRDAAGNVTNGRLGYSFPQKAK is encoded by the coding sequence ATGCTCTGGGGCATCGACATCAGCCGCCACCAGGGCGGCTCGTTCGACCTCGCGCGCGCCGCCCGCGAGGGCATCGCCTACGCGATTTTCAAGGCCACCGAGGGCAACACATGGCGCGACCCGCAGTTCGAGCGCAACCTCGCCGCCGGCCGTGACGCCGGCCTGATCGTGGCCGCCTACCACTTCGTACGTAGCGATTCCTCGGCCACCGCGCAGCTCGCCAACATCGCCCGCGTGGTCCCGAAAGACGTCCCGCTGATTCTCGACGTCGAATCCATCAAGCAGAACGGCAAGGTAGTCAGCGCGCCGTCTCTGGCGCTGGTGCGTGAGCTGTACGGCAAGGTGCTCGCCGCCGGCTACCACTCGCCGCTGATCTACCTTCCCCGCTGGTACTGGCAGACCTGGGGCGCTCCCGCGCTCGACGGGCTGCCTCCGCTGTGGAGTTCCCGTTACCTGGACTACAACGGCGGCACCCCGGCCCAGATTTACCAGCGCATCCCGGGCCGTTTCTGGCTCGGCTACGGCGGATTGTCCGTGCCGCTGCTCCAGTTCACCAGCTCGGCCACCGTCGCCGGGCACGCACCGGTCGACGCGAACGCCTTCGACGGCAGCCGCGAGCAGTTCGCCGCCTTGCTCGGTTCCTCATCCCATTCAGAGAAAGAGGTCGATATGCCCGCCATCCCTGTGTCCCTGCCCTACTCGGCCGACTGGAATTACGTTGCGCTCCCGTTCGAGAGCAACGTCAACTCGACCGTGGTCGGCGACGCCTGGTTCACGATCTTTGCCGCGTGGGGTGAAGTCGAGTACGAAGTCGTCACCATCGGCAGCGGGCTCAAGCTCGTGGGCCTGACCGGCACCGCGCCGACCGGCGGCCGGCTCGCCGACCGGCAGCGCAACTACTGGCAGGTGCCCAGCGGCATCGAAGGCGTTGCGCTCCGGTACCGCTCGCGCGACGCCGCCGGCAACGTCACCAACGGCCGCCTTGGCTACTCGTTCCCGCAGAAGGCGAAGTGA